Genomic DNA from Macadamia integrifolia cultivar HAES 741 chromosome 6, SCU_Mint_v3, whole genome shotgun sequence:
GGCATGTTTCCTTCTAACCTTTCATCCTTCTGACTGCTCACTCAATCTAAATGTTGTAAATGTCTGTATTTACAGCAACTTTTTTGTTACCTGGGCtcacagccaaagaaatgaatttttgaagatattttgaaaaagtaCCAAGTTTCCCTGCCCAAACGGTAAATGGGAATAGTTAACTATAGGGGATCCAAGCCACTTGTTTGGttgggaggggagggaggggagggagggaagggaagggaaggggggggggggggggggggttctaaCCCTTCATTGAGTAGGAAAACTGTCTTCAGAAAATACCAAATCCTAGAGGGAATTTGTGAATCCAAAGGGAAAGTGAATTATTCAGTTTACTTTGGCTGCCAGCCGGAGTAGCAAAAAAAGTTCTTGATAGCATCAAATTATTTTCCACGGTTGACCTGGTCtctttcattctctcttttttcccatAAGCCTTAGTTTGGTTGTCAACAAATGAAtagaaaaaggcaaaaaaaaaaaaggattttgaaGGAATTCTTCATCGACTTGAATTATCGATACTAAACAATGTCCCATTGACTGTTGAGTCTATATAAGCTTATTTTGGTGGTCCATCTAGTTTTTTTTACATGGCAAGATGATATGAATATTCCAACAATTgaatgagaagaagaatattTGATTAGTCACGTGTTAAATTTCAGAAATCACATGTATATTGGAAAATTTCATATCCATGCACCTCCTTGTCGAGTTGTTGTCCAATGCCCAAGAGGGTTGCCCTAGttttttttcaatgttttcTTTGGCCACTTGCCAATTTGGATTAAGCTGAAGCTTAACACATGGGTAGGAACCTTGAGGTCCAATGGTTCACTTTTGTGCCCCATCCAACAAGCCATGTCACATAATGGTCCAACTAGCTAGATAAAATTTTCACTTGGTAGGCTCTCTTTTGCATTGGCAATACCATAATTGAGAATCACTAGGACAGGAGAAAACCCCTCAAGAAAGAGGATTTAGATCCTGTAGCTCTAGTCGAGGTGGTTGGAAAGAGACCAGCAAGACAtaaaacaagagaaagaaagtgagagagagagagaaagagaggggaggtGGTTGGAAAGAGACCAGCAAGACAtaaaacaagagaaagaaagtgagagagagagaaagagggtggGGGGGATGAGTGCAACAAATGGATATATAAACTTTCTGTTGATTTGAATAGCTTAgtatgcttttgtttttttgagacAAGAATAGCTTATGATTGTTGCAGGAAACTGGCTTTACATCCAAATGGAAACaagagcaaagaagaaaaagatcacATTTCTCTATACCTGGTGATAGCACAAACAAGTTCACTCCCTTCCGCTTGGGAGATCAATGTGATTTTCAGGCTCTTTGTCTTTGATCATATTCAAGACAAGTATTTGACAGTCCAAGGTATATATATGAGACAATCTTGGTGTTGGTTCTCTTCAATGTTCATAACCTAGATTGGAAGTAATCTCCTCTATATTTTCACTACTAACAATCTATTTGAGCTTTAATTTCTAGATGCTAATGGAGGAGTAAGACGGTTTCATGCATCTAAGACTGAATGGGGCTTTGATCAATTCATCCCAATTTCAGTCTTCAATGACCCTACTAGAGGATACCTCGTTGATGACACTTGTGTGTTTGGAGCAGAGGTTTTTGTGATCAAGAGTGCAGGCCAAGGTGAACGTTTGTCCATGATAAAGAATGCTACTGCTCATAAGCATACTTGGAAGATCCACTACTTTTCCCTAAGGACTGAAAGCTATACCTCGGAAATATTCATTGCTGGAGATTACAAATGGTATATTTACTAAACCACATTCCCACAACATTTTCAATTAATAAGGGACAAAATGTATGCAGTAGTATCCTCGTTTTTTTCGACTTAAACCTACGatcactaggtcacaatggagcaaacTTATTGTTGTGTCGAGGTCTGCTTCATTTATTTACACATATTAATCTACTTTATTTCCTTAAGGCCCAAGTTGATATTTGGATAAGTGAATCAGATTTGTAGATGAGATATCTAGtgcaaattagggttttcaaaatttaaacccATGAATTAATCCCCATGTAGCCTTGCAGTATTCAAAACTTACAAGAAAGGCTTAGGGTTGGTTACCTGGTAATCCACAAATGTAGAATATCCTAGGGTATACAactcttaattaaattaaataagcAACCATAGGAAACATATCAGGTGTTTCTATAGCAATCCTTGCTCCGATCCAGGAAACACTTTTGAAATCACATaccagagagaaagagagagagaaagagaatgaaggTGAGGGaggaaactctctctctctcaacatgcttattcatttaaaatatatatatatatatattttagatatataGGTCCAAAAATCTGATATAACAATTAAGTTCCAAAGAAATAGTTTCATTACTATAGTTCCTTCATTCAAAAATATCACATAATAGATCTATAAGCATAGAATTAATTGTCATCGCCATAAACAAtagtccattttttttttctctttttagtggAAATCAACATAGTCCATTGGACATCATCTGCAAAAAATCTAAAAGcttttagaaataattattaACAActcctaattaaaaaaaaaaaaagattataaacaatatataaaacaTTCAATCGTGAACAAATAACCTATCTCTTGATATTCTCCGCTAGCAGGAATTGGATCTCTTTTCATAAACCCAATAGATTGATATATGGCCAAACAGTATCAACCAATATATCGATTCATAATACCTAATTACAACAATAAGGACTTCTTAAGTCTGAAAATCATCACACATCATTATAGAGAATCTTGTTATTTAATAGTGGGAACCATAAATCATTATTCAAGAATTCTCAAGTGATCTAGActaatatatacatatacatttACTCATACTAGTGTCTGGAACAAAGTTTGAGAACTCGATATTGGAAGTAGGACTGGTGAATTCAGATATCAATTTGGATCACCTTGGATCGGACAAAAATACCCCTGGTTCTATATTTGAAGCcattttttgaccattttacccttttccatattgatcATTCAATATGGTATCAACCAAGAATAAAAATCGATCAAGGCCAATACCAATTCGATTCGAATCCTCAAACCATACTATGGAATCACCAATCCCGAGAATCCATATTGTGACAACCTTTTTATCTTCTAATAAAACACATATTGTGACAACCATATGAACAAAGACCTAATTTTATCTGTACTATCGTAGAATTTATTGTATAAACACTTCTTCATGCAATGCTTGTTGTCAGGAACGTTCAACTTTATCCAAGAGGAAGCGGTAACTCAAAGGGCCTCTGTCTTTCCATGTATCTGTATTTAGCTGATTTGACAACCCTTACTTCTAATCAGAAAGTGTATGTGCACTTTTGCTTACGCCTAATTGACCAAATTCAAAAGGaacctgttgagaagaaaggtATTCtcactttttaatttttttaatttaatttaattttattttaattttttttttatcctaccGATGGCATTGGATG
This window encodes:
- the LOC122080664 gene encoding probable inactive serine/threonine-protein kinase fnkC, with the translated sequence MKNRIKFPLIKPKPCMGLAMHVISGEVMETLVNLSLSDYPNRIMRSFRDATPTHYTFKIQTFSAFSKNSIDKHESLEFEAGGYQWKLALHPNGNKSKEEKDHISLYLVIAQTSSLPSAWEINVIFRLFVFDHIQDKYLTVQDANGGVRRFHASKTEWGFDQFIPISVFNDPTRGYLVDDTCVFGAEVFVIKSAGQGERLSMIKNATAHKHTWKIHYFSLRTESYTSEIFIAGDYKWNVQLYPRGSGNSKGLCLSMYLYLADLTTLTSNQKVYVHFCLRLIDQIQKEPVEKKVTRWYSTASGNGWGWPDFLLLRDLNNPEKGYLLNDSCIIEAEVNVLGIVDKF